A window of Arcobacter acticola genomic DNA:
TATTTAGCCATTTCTCATCAGCTGGGTTAACATTTAAATGCTTACTTAATACTGTTGCAATATCTGCTAAACCCATTGGAGCACCTGGATGTCCTGAGTTTGCTTGTTGAACCATATCTGCTGCTAAAAATCTGATAGTATCTGCTTGTTTTTGTAGTAATTGTTTTGACATAATTATCCTATTTGAAAATGAAGTTTTGTAATTTTTACAAAATTGTATCTAAACTTCGTTAAATACAATATGAAGTAATGGCATATAAATAGCCTGAATAGTTGCTAAAATTAATATGTTATTATAAAAAATAATTTTTTTGTTTTTAAAGTGATAATTTAAATTAATTAATACTATCTAATATTATTTAATTTAAAAAAATTCTCAGCTCTTTTATAACCTTTATCTTTTGCTTCTCTTATATATTTAATCCCTTTGTCCACATCTTTTTGCACTCCATAACCATGATAGTAATATAAACCTACATGATAAATTGCACTTGTGCTATTTAATTGGGCAGCTTTTTCATACCAATAAAAAGATTTTTCATAATTTAAAGACGTTTCATTTCCTTTACCATATAAATCAGCTAATCTTAACATCGATGGTAAGTTGTTTTGCTCTGCTGCTTTTGTAAATAATACTATAGCTTTTTCAACATCTTTGCTTACACCATCTGCACTTAAATACATCATTGCTAAATTTGCTTGAGCTACAGGATTTGAAGCATCTGCTGCTTTTGTAAACCAATAAAGTGCTTGTTCTTTATCTGTTTTAGTTCCTCTTCCCATATAATACATTTTTGCCAAGTTATTCTGTGCAATTATTACACCTTATAAAGAAGCTTTTGTATACCATGCAAATGCCTCTTTAACTT
This region includes:
- a CDS encoding tetratricopeptide repeat protein; translation: MIAQNNLAKMYYMGRGTKTDKEQALYWFTKAADASNPVAQANLAMMYLSADGVSKDVEKAIVLFTKAAEQNNLPSMLRLADLYGKGNETSLNYEKSFYWYEKAAQLNSTSAIYHVGLYYYHGYGVQKDVDKGIKYIREAKDKGYKRAENFFKLNNIR